Part of the Nerophis lumbriciformis linkage group LG24, RoL_Nlum_v2.1, whole genome shotgun sequence genome, GTAAATAACATCTgaaaggtagaaaaaaaaatagctgATTAAAGCAAATAAAATTTGATAAAATACTtaatatattacaaaaaaaagtgtagAAAAATCAACAgcttgtatatttaaaaaaacacatctgACAAGTTAAAAAAACAGCTGATAAAAGCACAAAACTGCATAAAATCAACAAATCCATATCAtcttgttttaaataaaaacatctgAGAGGTTAAAAATATAGCTGATGAAAGCGAATAAAACTGAATAAAATATTTGGAACATTTATAAAAAGTCGCGAAAAGTCTTGCttaccttcttttaaaaaaaaaattaaaaaaaaacatctaacagGTTAAAAAAAGGGAACAAATAGCAGATGAGAAAAGCAAATAAAATAGTTAAAACATTGGTTAAAAAAagtctaaaaatgttttaaaaaaaaggtctACCTCAGcttgtttaaataaaaacatcttaGAGGTTAAAAATAGCTGATAGAAGCaataaaacatgacttaaaaattCGTGCTCAGCTTGTTTTTAAAGGCCAGTGCATGAACATGTCTTTTAAGAGCTGATTTAAAAGATGTCCCGATTagatatcgatctgataccagcaAAAACACACGTTTAGGATGACATCAACTTGTAATTAAATGTccaatacaggcagtcctgcagcaagTTTCAACATCGAcattaacgtcctccaataaacacggatgtttttttcttctttttactaaagtcatttacaaaagcaagtagtagtagtaagtgCACGTGTTCCTGTGTACCTACTACTACAACTGGGTAGTGGTAGTAAGTGCACATGTGGTCCTGTGTACTCACTGACATtactgggtagaagtagtaagtgcacatATCTTCCTCTGTACTTAATAATTTtactgggtagaagtagtaagtacacatgtgttcctatgcacctactactactactactgggtaGAAGTACTAGTAAGTGCACGTGGTCATTTGTACTTAATATTACTGGGTGAAAGTAGTAAGTATACATGTGTTCCCATGTACCTACTACTACAACTGGGTAgtggtagtaagtacacatgtgttcctaTGTACCTACTACTACTGGGTAGAAGTAATAAGTAGACATATGTAATTGCACATATGTTCCTCTGTTTTCAATGGTATTAgtgggtagaagtagtaagtgcacaCGTGTTCTTGTGTACTTACTATTTTTACCCTGTAATAGTAATAAGTGCACATATGTTCATCTGTACTTGATAGTATTACTTGGTAGTAGTAGTAAGTGCACATATGTTCCTTTGTACTTAATAGTATTATTGGgttgaagtagtaagtacacatgtgttcccATGCACCTACTACTACAactgggtagaagtagtaagtacacatgtgttccattgtacctactactactactactactgggtaGAAGTACTAAGTAGACATATGTAACTGCACATATGTTCATCTGTATTCAATAGTATTAgtgggtagaagtagtaagtgcacatgtgttcttgtgtatTCACTACTTTTACCCTGTAATAGTAGTAAGTGCACATAAGTTTCTCTGTACTTGATAGTATTACTTGGTAGTAGTAGCAAATGCACATGTGTTCCAACTTCATGTGTACTTGCTACTACAACTTTAGAAGGAGTAAGTGCACATATGTTCCTTTGTACTTAATGGTATTATTGGGTAGAAGTATTAAGTATACATGTGTTCCAATGTACCTAATACTACCACTAcagagtagaagtagtaagtcTACATGTGTCCTTGTctacttactactactactactgggtaGAAGTAGTTATTGAACATGTGTACCTATgtacctactactactactgggtagaagtagtaagtacacatgtgttcctatgtacctactactactacttggtagtagtagtaagtacacatgtgtttcTATgtacctactactactactgggtagaagtagtaaCTGCACATGTGTTCCTATgtacctactactactactactgggtagaagtagtaagtacacatgtgttcctatgtccctactactactactgggtagaagtagtaagtacacatgtgttccgATGTACCTACCACTActactgggtagaagtagtaagtgcacatgTGTTCCGATGTACCTACCACTACTACTgtgtagaagtagtaagtgcacatATGTTCCTTTGTACTTAATGGTATTATTGGGTAGAAGTATTAAGTATACATGTGTTCCAATATACCTAATACTACCACTACAGAGTAGAGGTAGTAAGTCTACATGTGTCCTTGTctacttactactactactactgggtaGAAGTAGTTATTGAACATGTGTACCTATgtacctactactactactgggtagaagtagtaagtacacatgtgttcctatgtacctactactactacttggtagtagtagtaagtacacatgtgttcctatgtacctactactactactgggtagaagtagtaaCTGCACATGTGTTCCTATgtacctactactactactactgggtagaagtagtaagtacacatgtgttcctatgtccctactactactactgggtagaagtagtaagtgcacatgTGTTCCGATGTACCTACCACTACTACTgtgtagaagtagtaagtgcacatgTGTTCCTATGTACCTACCACTACTACTGTGTAGTAGTAGTAAGTGCACATGTGTTCCTATGtacctactactactacatactactaCATGGTAGTAGTAATAAGTGCACATGTGTTACTATGTACCTACAACTACTACAATGGTAGTAGTAATAAGTGCACATGTGTTCCTATGTATCtactacttctacccagtagttgtagtagtaagtacacatgtgtttcTGTGTACCtactacttctacccagtagtagtagtagtaagtacacatgtttcTGTGTACTTAAGTGggcaaaagtgcagttttcctgtCTAAAAATGTGTTGATGTTTCTGTCTTGTCAAGCTGAAAGGCAGTCAGGTGTGTTGCAGATGAAGGTGGATAAGTGTGGCATCTTCTCACATGTGGAATGGCTGCAGATGAAGGAAGCTGGTGTCAAGAAGAAAGATGGAGCAGTACAAAGAGGAGGTGGAGATGTGAGCTTGCAGGCACGAGGCAGGTGGAGCCTAAAAAGGAGGATGGATGATGAGAGGAGGGAGGGAGAAGAAGACATCATGGAGGACAAGGGGGAGAGATGTTGGAAAGGAAAAGGACACGTTGAGCAGGAGGAGGAGAAAGAGGAGGATCAGTGCCAGGATGGAATGGAAGGAGATGGAAATAATATTTCACTGCTGGGAGGACAAGAAGACAAGAATGTAACCAAAGAAGGTTCCAGAGAGGCAGCAGACATGAGAAGTGATGGAGGAGGAGGTCAACTAGAAGAACCATCTCATGTGAACTCACTATTGATATGCAAAGGACATATTTATTGTTACTATATTAATAttacatatttaatcttactgtatgttgtctgtctatttgtgttggccctgtgatgaggtggcgacttgtccagggtgtaccccgccttccgcccgattgtagctgagataggctccagcgccccccgcgaccccaaaagggaataaacggtagaaaatggatggatggatgtattaatattacatatttaatgtaactatattcatatttaattttactatattattattacatatttatgTTACTATGTTAACATTACATATGTAATCTTACTATATTAATATTACATATTTAATGTAATtatattcatatttaatgttactatattattattacatatttatgTTACTATGTTCATATTGCATATGTAATCTTAGTATATTAATATTACATATTTAATGTAACTATATTCATATTTAATgtaactatattattattacatttttatgttaCTATATTCAGTACATATTTAATATTACTATATTCATTACATATTTATGTCACTATGTTAATAGTacatatttaattaaatatactATATTCATAttgcatatttacttgtgtgtgatatcatgtgcgatacaagcagtcctgcagcgtgtttacttgtttgtgatatcatgtgcgatacaagcagtcctgcagactgtttacttgtgcaaagctggacagttaagatctaaatgtcctccaataaacacacatattTTACTAAAATcatttacaaaagataaacatgctaggctatatgctactaggagctagcagctacacaacctcTAATTATGTCACCAAAAGTGTAATTATGTCACACTTGTGGTGACATAATTACCCTTGTGGTAAACGTGTAATTATTTCACCACAAGGGTATTTATGTCACCACAAGAGTAATTatgtcatttgtggtgacataaTTACACTTTTTATGACTCCAAAAGTGTAATTATGTCACCACAAGGGTAATTATGTCACCACAAGTGTGACATAACTACACTTTTGGTGACATAATTAgaggttgtgtagctgctagctcctagtagctacTGATTATAATAATTACACTTGTGGTGACATAATTACACTTTTTATAACTCCAAAAGTGTAATTATGACACTAAAAGTGTAATCATGACACCATAAAACCTCCTAACTTGCCATTATGCTTATGATTAATTCTCCTGGTTTTTACATTCTCTGGCTTGCGTGTTGTTAGTCTGGAcctcaggatgcagagacggcaggcgagGTGcaggtaaatatttatttaataacaataacacaaatagtgcaacagggaagtgcacaggaagcataagGAACGTTATGCAGCACGTGGAGTAGAAAGCTCAATggttcggaccaaagaggaaaagaaccatccagattgttctaggcgcaaagtgacctctgctggttgttcaggggagtgtgtaggtcacatctatttgtgcatctggtttgtggtagaaatgtctcatcgacacaaaagcaaaaaagcgatccacatatgcaaattcaatacaaatacaaaatcagcatatttatattcaaatctcaaaaatatatttgcaaatacacgtttatttataccaATTCTTGATTTatatgtatgtcacatttttatatttatacattttatttgtatatattttcaaatcccaaaaatatatttacaaatacgcgttcatTTAtaccaaattatttatttatttgtatatttattaatatatgcatatgtattgatatcaaattgatatatataagttgatgtgagacaattctacttccatacatGTTAGGATATATTATGTTGGGGTAAaattaagataatgaaggatgaaGTGATTAAGAAAGGTttagtatatattagggctgcaactaacgattaatttgataatcgattaatatgtcatatattacttcgattaataatcggataaaggagacaaactacatttctatcctttccagtattttattggaaaaaaaacagcatactggcaccatacttattttgattattgtttctcagctgtttgtatatgttgcagtttataaatacaggtttataaaaaaataaaataaaaaaaattgcctctgggcatgcgcatagcataaatccaacgaatcgatgactaaattaatcgccaactatttttataatcgattttaatcgattagttgttgcagccctagtatatatatatatatatatatatatatatatatatatatatatatatatatatatatatatatgtgtggcaaaaaatcacaagactatttcatctctacaggcctgtttcatgagggggggtaccctcaatcgtcaggagaaaaaaaaaaaaaaaaaaaaaaaaaaaatctcctgacgattgagggtaccccccctcatgaaacaggcctgtagagatgaaatagtcttgtgattttttcccacacatacatatattgcgctctactacggtatcgagcactattttttggataaccttattaagatatatatatatatatatatatatatatatatatatatatatatatatatgcttgaaATAGGCCGTGCAACTAATCATATCCTCTAAGTTCCAGTTGAAACTGGGTCCAAATGTAACTCTTATCGCCCACATTCTTGCCACTGTTGATGTGGCTTCTTTGCCGGGGTCTGAAGGACAACACTAGATATGAAGTCTGATTCCAGGAAGGAGAAGGCAGAGGAAGATTCCACGCCTGGAAGAAGACTCCTCATTGCATATTCTTACATTGTGATATACATTGTAAGAGTGCGTCCAGACAGCCCTGTGTAAGTCACCGTGTTGAATGCTACTAGGAACAGATAGTGCTCAGACAAATTATATTAGAATTGTATCCAATACGGAATAAATACTTCTGATTTTAAGTTCACGCATCGTATCCTTTTTAAACATCTTCTGGCTCCAGATTAAACGAATACGTCGACAGTCAATATCAAATTTATAgacttataatatataatatgctTATTTTATACTGTTACATGGAGGTTTAGGCTTCTTTGTAAATCCCGAGTATCATCTAAATATTGTTCACTGAAAATAAGTTTACAGATGAAGTCTTTCTGGTTTACTAGTGTGATCTGGGATGGCTTTTTTTATTCACTTATTTAATACTGTGTAGAGGTAGTAAGTACCCTTGTGTGTACTGTGTCAAGTGTATGGGATGGCTTATTTTATTCACCATTATTTAATACTGGGTAGAAGTAGTTAGTACACGTGTGTACTGTGTCAAGTGTATGGGATGGCTTATTTTATTCACTATTATTTAATACtgtgtagaagtagtaagtacacttgTGTGTACTGTGTCAAGTGTATGGGATGGCTTATTTTATTCACTATTATTTAAtactgggtagaagtagtaagtacacgtgTGTACTGTATCAAGTGTATGGGATGGCTTCTTTTATTCACCATTATTTAATACTgtgtagaagtagtaagtgcatgtgtgtgtactgtGTCAAGTGTATGGGATGGCTTATTTTATTCACCATTATTTAATACTGggtaaaagtagtaagtacacttGTGTATACTGTGTCAAGTGTATGGGATGGCTTATTTTATTCACCATTATTTAATAttgggtagaagtagtaagtacacgagTGTACTATGCCAGTGTATGGGATGGCTCCTTTTATTCACCATTATTTATTACTGGgtaagaagtagtaagtacacacgtGTGTACTGTGTCAAGTGTATGGGATGGCTTATTTTATTCACTATTATTTAATACtgtgtagaagtagtaagtacacttgTGTGTACTGTGTCAAGTGTATGGGATGGCTTATTTTATTCACTATTATTTAAtactgggtagaagtagtaagtacacgtgTGTACTGTATCAAGTGTATGGGATGGCTTCTTTAATTCACCATTATTTAATACTgtgtagaagtagtaagtgcatgtgtgtgtactgtGTCAAGTGTATGGGATGGCTTATTTTATTCACCATTATTTAATACTGggtaaaagtagtaagtacacttGTGTATACTGTGTCAAGTGTATGGGATGGCTTATTTTATTCACCATTATTTAATAttgggtagaagtagtaagtacacgagTGTACTGTGCCAGTGTATGGGATGGCTCCTTTTATTCACCATTATTTATTACTGGgtaagaagtagtaagtacacatgtgtgtaCTGTGTCAAGTGTATGGGGTGGCTTCTTTTATTCACCATTATTTAAtactgggtagaagtagtaagtacacgtgCACATTGTGTCAAGTGTATGGGATGGCTTCTTTTGTTCACCATTATTTAAtactgggtagaagtagtaagtacacttgTGTGTACTGTGTCAAGTGTATGGGATGGCTTCTTTTATTCACCATTATTTAAtactgggtagaagtagtaagtacacgtgTGTACTCTGTCAAGTGTATGGGATGGCTTATTTTATTCACCATTATTTCATACTGGGTACAAGTAGTAAGTACACTTGTGTGTACTGTGTCAAGTGTATGGGATGGCTTCTTTTATTCGCCATTATTTAATACTggatagaagtagtaagtacatgtGTGTACTGTGTCCAGTGTATGGGATGGCTTCTTTTATTCACCATTATTTAATACTGGTAGAAGTAGTAACTACACATGGGTGTACTGTGTCAAGTATTAAAGGATTCCACTGGAAATAATGAATGCAGTTATCTTTTCTCCACTTGTTGAAATCACAGTTTCAACAAGTATTCTTTCAAGTATTCTTTTCACGGCTTTTAGTTGTGCAGGTGGAAAACATTCAACACAaacattgaaataaaaatatttacacaGTTCAAACCCTCCATTAAAGTTGAAtttagaacaatttcccttgtggatcattaaagtttgtctaataaTGTCAACTTGCTGAAAGATGAGTGCCACCTCATGGCCAGTAGAAGTATTGCACAACCCCATTTCGCACAATTGTTCCTATTTTTTAGACACTAAACACCCGATATACACCAAAAGGTAGATTACACAAACAAAACAGTCCAAAGTAATTTTTGTGTTATTAGTTCTACTAAGAAATGACTAATTAATCTTACATTTATACACAAATAAAGTCACAACATGTCCTATTACTTTAGCAGAAGACCAGCTCTTACCTGCAGTCTCTGCGGTCCTCCAGGAAGTTTTCAGTACACTTCAAACTTTTCTTTGTCCAAGCAGCAAAACATTTGTCTTCCTCCCAGTGCAGCTTCAACATAAACCACCTGTGCCCTGATTGGCCTTCTGTTCACCTGCTGCCAAGTCCTGCAACGGCCTGTGTacttacaactactactactgggtagaagtagtaGGAAGTACACATATAGTCCAGTGTACTTTTACTGGGTaagagtagtaagtacacataagTTATTGTGTACTGCTACtgggtaggagtagtaagtacacatgtttttgtgtattacTACTTGGTAGAAGTAAAAAGTACACATGTGttgctgtgtacttactactcttACTTGGTAGAAGTAGAAAGCGCACATGTTCTTTTGTACTTACTACTAGAAAGTtaacatgtgttcctgtgtacttaccacCCCTACTTGGGAGAAATGCGATGTACACATGTGTTCATttgtacttactactactaccacctgGTAgctgtagtaagtacacaggtgttcctgtgtacttaccacTCCTACACGATAGTAATACTATGTacatgtgtgttcatgtgtgcttACTAGTACTACTTAGtataagtagtaagtacacatgtgttcctgtgtacttaccacCCCTACTTGGTAGAAATACTATGTacatgtgtgttcatgtgtgcttACTACTACTTATTGGTAAGtgaagtaagtacacatgtgttcttgtgtactCACCACTCCTACTTGGTAGTAATACTATGTACACATGTGTTCATTTGTACTTTCAACTGCTACCTGGTAgctgtagtaagtacacatgtgttcctgtgtacttaccacTCCTAGTTGGTATAAATACTATTTACACGTGTGTTCATttgtacttactactactacttgatagcgtagtaagtacacatgtgttcctaTGTACTTACCACTCCCACTTGGTAGAAATACTATGTACACGTGTGTTCATttgtacttactactactacttggTAGCAGTAGGATGTACAcatatgttcctgtgtacttaccacCCCTATTTGGTAGAAATACTATAAatatgtgtgttcatgtgtgcttACTAGTACTACTTGGTAGCAGTAGTAAatacacatgtgttcctgtgtacttaccacCCCTACTTGGTAGAAATACTATGTACACATGTGTTCATttgtacttactactactacttggTAGCTGTAGTAAGTACACATATGATCCTGTGTACTTACCACTCCTACTTTGTAAATGTGTGTTCATatgtacttactactactactacttggtAGCAgcagtaagtacacatgtgttcctgtgtacttactactcctacttGGAAGAAGCATAAAATACacttgtgttcctgtgtacttactactactacttggTAGAAGTAGAGAATACACGTGTTCCAGTGTACTTAACTACTCCTACTTAGTAAAAGTAGAAGGTAcacgttttttttattcaattattttatgATTTCATTATGTCTGtcattatttaatgatttatttagttatttcatGAGTCGGTGTGTCAGCCCTTCAGGAATTTAATTTCTATGTCAAATTCAcccgtgggcagcacggtggaagaggggttagtgcatctgcctcacattacgaatgtcctgagtagtcgtgagatcaatcccggcctcgggatctttctgtgtggagtttgcatgtcctccccgtgactgtgtgggttccctccgggtactccggcttcctcccacttccaaagacatgcacctggggataagttgattggcaacactaaattggccctagtgtgtgaatgttgtctgtctatctgtgttggccctgcgatgaggtggcgacttgtccagggtgtactccgccttccgcccgattgtagctgagataggctccagcaccccctgcgaccccaaagggaataagcagtagaaaatggatggatggaaattcatCAGTCAAAGTCTTACACCTGACTGCTTGGTAAAATAAACCCATAAAGCGCTGACACACAAGTTATTAAGTAAATAATTAATTACATACAAGTTattaaataaatgattaaatattacaataattatttatatacagGTTATTAAATAAAAGATTGAATATTGAATAAATGATTGaatattgaaataattaattaaatcgtGAAATAGTTCATGATTCATTTACTGAAAGTATCTAATTAAATCAATTAgtgattaattaattaaacaCTTAGAATAATTATATGTATTTTTACATTAAACAAATCAATGATGTATTTAATAACACATTGATATATTCAATTCCCTTTTCATCATGTATTAATTTACGAATATAGTAATAATTACTGATTTTGACACGTTTATCCCAAGTCTTCTGTTTGTGTCACTTTTCTAGTTTATTCCATGCTCTACGCTGCCGCCACTTTGTGGACGTTACCCACATAACACTCCCAGAGGCATGAGAGGCAATCCCGTTCATCtgccgccatcttgtggacattaGCGGTATCACGGTCCGTACTTTTTGCATTGCCGCGAAGTTTGTCCCTCCTGGCGTTTCGTAGCTCGCGTCGCCTTGGCAACAGCAGGCAGGCGTTTGGCTAGCGCGACGAGCGAGCTAAATGTTTCTTCGAAGACGCTCGCCGCTAAAACGTCTTTCGACATTAAAACCGGGGCTGTGATGGCCGCGAGTAACCCGTCGGTGTTCCTCCTCTCCGTCAACGGACAGATTGAAAGCGCTGACGTGAGTTTTGTTGCCTCGTCTTTGACccagccgctaactagctagcgttagcattagcattagccagTGTTTGTCTCCAATGTTCGAAGTTTAAGAGAGAGAAACTCCACTTCACGTCTTTAAATTGATGTtcggtgttttttttattgtattgcaGTTCCCCTCTTATGACAACTTATACTGCAAATACTGCTATGTTTACGGCCAAGACTGGATTCCGACCACCGTAAGTAGGATGACGTCATTTCCTTCGTGTCAATGTTAAGACAATGCAGAGCAATAAagttgcaaacttttttttagtaGGAAGTACACATATAGTCCAGTCTACTTATCACTTTTACTGGGTAAGAGTAGTAAGTACCCATATGTTCTTGTGTACTGctactgggtagaagtagtaagtacacaggttTTTTGTGTATGACTACTTGGTAGAAGTAAAAAGTACACGTGTTGCTGTGTACTTACAACTCCTACTTGGTAGAGGTAGAAAGCGCACGTGTTCTTTTGTACTTACTACTGAAAGAAAGTtaacatgtgttcctgtgtacttaccacCCCTACTTAGTAGAAATGCTATGTACATGTGTTTATttgtacttactactactaccacctgGTAgctgtagtaagtacacatgtgttcctgtgtacttaccacTCCTACTTGGTAGAAATACTAtgtacatgtgtacttactactactacttggtagcagtagtaagtacacatttgTTCTTGTGTACTTACCTTACCACTCCTACTCGGTAGTAATACTATGTATAGCTGggacagtatagctcggttggtagagcagccgtgccagcaacttgagggttgcaggttcgatccccgcttccgccatcctagtcactgccgttgtgtccttgggcaagacactttacccacctgctcccagtgccacccacactggtttaaatgtaacttagatattgggtttcacaatgtaaagcgctttgagtcacttgagaaaaagcgccatataaatgtaatttatattattgtatttatatttttaataatttctctaatcttccatacatttccaaaatattagagaaggttgtctacagtcagttgttgcccttcttagaggataatggtatcactgagctgttccagtccggttttaaagccctccac contains:
- the LOC133620698 gene encoding uncharacterized protein; the protein is MTPHEPITTSERLLDPGMQKTACKEKAYLMAVLIGHQEQVCLECQSETGGGGSDRMQIALVSGFMGDTVQLPSYPRSNRTPERAARKTLKGSQMKEAGVKKKDGAVQRGGGDVSLQARGRWSLKRRMDDERREGEEDIMEDKGERCWKGKGHVEQEEEKEEDQCQDGMEGDGNNISLLGGQEDKNVTKEGSREAADMRSDGGGGQLEEPSHSGPQDAETAGEVQFIPCSTLPPLCGRYPHNTPRGMRGNPVHLPPSCGH